acgtggaaacacaaacagaaaggcatacgggaagaaggcgaataaaacagcaagggtgaagtgggggagaggaaaacgagaggcaaataatgtaatgcgggagataagggtttgtgatgggtacttggtatgttgacttttgcgtagactccccggcaacggcgccagaaatgtctcgttgtcgggagtcaaatcttgacttgacttggtgtaggcctccccggcaacggcgccagaaatccttcttgctacctcttgagcattgcgttggttttcccttgaagaggaaagggtgatgcagtaaagtagcgtaagtattttcctcagattttgagaaccaaggtatcaatccagtaggagaccacgctcaagtcccacgcacctacacaaacaaataagaaccttgcaaccaacgcgataaaggggttgtgaatcccttcacggccacttgcaaaagtgagatctgatagatatgataagataatatttttggtatttttatgataaatatgcaaagtaaaataaaaggcaataaaaataactaagtattggaagattaatatgatggaaaatagacctgggggccataggtttcactagtggcttctctcatgagcataagtattacgatgggtgaacaaattactgttgagcaattgacagaattgagcatagttatgagaatatctaggtatgatcatgtatataggcatcacgtccgagacaagtagaccgactcctgcctgcatctactactattactccacacatcgaccgctatccaacatgcatctacagtattaagttcataagaacagagtaacgctttaagcaagatgacatgatgtagagggataaactcatgcaatatgatataaaccccatcttgttatcctcgatggcaataatacaatacgtgccttgctgcccctactgtcactgggaaaggacaccgcaagattgaacccaaagctaagcacttctcccattgcaagaaagatcaatttagtaggccaaaccaaactgataattcgaagagacttgcaaatataaccaatcatacataaaataattcagaggagattcaaatattgttcatagataaacttgatcataaacccaaaattcatcggtctcaacaaacacaccgcaaaagaagattacatcgaatagatctccacaagagagagggagaacattgtattgagatccaaaaggagagaagaagccatctagctaataactatggacccgaaggtatgaggtaaactactcacacatcatcggagaggctatggtgttgatgtagaagccctccgtgatcgatgccccctccggcggagctccgaaaaggccccaagattggatctcacgggtacagaaggttgcggcggtggaattgggtttttggcttcatatctggtagtttgggggtacataggtatatataggaggaagaagtacgtcggtggagcaacatggggcccacgagggtggagggcgcgcccccctacctcgtgccttcctggttgatgtcttgacgtagggtccaagtcctctggatcacgttcgttccgaaaatcacgttcccgaaggtttcattccgtttggactccgtttgatattctttttctgcgaaactctgaaataggcaaaaacagcaattctgggctgggcctccggttaataggttagtcccaaaaataatataaaagtgtataataaagcccaataatgtccaaaacagaatataatatagcatggaacaatcaaaaattatagatacgttggagacgtatcaccatgctatactatcgggccgtgatcacacgGGAGGTGATCGCGGCtttatacttacatacatattatacatgatatatgtggtgactaaagtcgggtcggctcgtagagtacccgcaagtggttccgatgagggggctgaaaggacaggtggctccatcccagtagaggtgggcctgggttcccgacggcccccgactgttactttgtggcggagcgacagggctggttgagaccacctaggagagaggtgggcttggctggacggcgtccgcggttacttcataataacacgcttaacgagatcttggtatttgatctgagttgggtcgttgaccttatacgcactaaccgccacgtgggacaagatatgggcaaccggcatcgtggtatcagccgaagccttcgtgacgtcagcgactgagcggcacgccggattggactggaacgcttgctcttgtattagggaggctaggtctgcttccggccgcccacgcaacatgcatgtgtgcaatgggcgatgggcccagacccctgcgcgcataggatttagaccagcgtgctgacctctttgctgtgcttaggtggggctgcgacgtgtcgatcttccgaggccaggcatgacccaggaaagtgtgtccggccaaaggggatcgagcctgtcgggtaatgtggtgcacccccgcagggaagtttatctattcgaatagccgtgatcttcggtaacaggacgacttggagttgtaccttgaccttatgacaactagaaccggatacttaataaaacacacccttccaggtgccagatacaacccggtgatcgctctcgcatagggcaacgaggagaggatcgccgggtaggattatgctatgcgatgatacttggtgaacttaccatctactctcttctacatgctgcaagatggaggctgccagaagcgtagtcttcgacagtattagctatccccctcttattctggcattctgcagttcagtccgctgatattgcccctttacacagatacccatgcatatgtagtgtaggtccttgcttgcgagtactttggatgagtactcacggttgcttttctccctctttcccccctttcctttcttcctggttgtcgcaaccagatgctggagcccaggagctagacgccatcgtcgacgacgactcctactacaccggaggtgcctactgctatgtgcaggccgctgacgacgaccaggagtagtttaggaggatcccaggcaggaggcatgcgcctcttttgatctgtatcccagtttgtgctagccatcttatgaaaacttgtttaacttatgtctgtactcagatattgttgcttccgctgactcgtctatgatcgagcacttgtaatcgagccctcgaggcccctggcttgtaatatgatgcttgtatgacttatttatgtttttagagttgtgttgtgatatcttcctgtgagtccctgatcttgatcgtacacgtttgcgtgcatgattagtgtacgattgaatcggggcgtcacaaaatgacccctgaaattttccaaattttcacatgacagttgtattagtgcacgttacacgtagaaaaaatttgaaggctgtaagaggaagctatctcccgttcgtcatcaaacatgcattgttccctctcggaaccacgagccttttagTGAGTTGTtctagtttgtgaggggtgtgtgtccaaactttcgtcacacatgccaaattttttacgacatcatcttggtggcatgacattacatcgaccaaggtttcacgtgtttctgatttttttttaattttttggaatttagaTGCCATGGCATTCCATGCTTAATTGTGGCATAgccattagaccaatatgtttgaaaattccttccaatttactgcacatggaattaaatcacacacaagtacacaaaatatgactttttaaaccgttatggttagctattgcatgtatatgtagttcaaatttcaattacggtcattaaatggctagaaaatcatttaaatgtcttaaaatgtcaaatgacccctgaaattttccaaattttgacatgatagttgtattagtactacaaatttttcatacatttaaaacaccatccgttgccattTTACTCCAAAtccgtctttcacagctaatacaaaatatctacaacatcacacacagttgttttccaGGAGCCATTTGCGATGAAAATGTCTAgatctatttaagtctccctccttaagcttcgccggctcgtctgctccagtgccggcaaccccgaatccacgaatcccgatccccattctcgcacccccttcttgcaaagatgacaccgtgaaaacgcttcgtgaaggcccgtatgatggtcgcgtcccccccccccccccgagcgccgccgcctgcgccgagagcgcgcgGCAGAGCCAGAGGAGGAGCCACAACCGATTACGGGCTTCGCCATGGAGGACACCATGGTGGAGTTTGAGCTCGCCCAAGTGGCGGAGTGGCGGAGCAGACCACCATcttggagtccatccaggatgggGCATATGTGGATGCCGAACTGGAGGTGGAGTACGAGGTGAAGGCTGACGCGGAGGAGCCAGAGTTGCGGCTGTCGTCCATGTACTTGGAGCCGGGCACGGAGATCGTGGAGATCTCCGACGAAGAGTAGGGTAGGGTATGTTTTAGTTGATCTACATAGTATGTAGGTTTTCCCTCTTTTATATGGTTTGTATGGATTTAAGATTTCAAGTATGAGGTATTCGGATGTAGAGAACTTTTTTTAGGGCGGTCCAGTCATTGCCCATGGGCGTGCCCGGGACGCGTCTACAGGTGTTTGAGGCCCCGGATATGATGTCcatggctgtagatgctcttaggtttTTTTAAGGAAAAAGccttcatggctagctttattaacttAAACAATGCTTGCATCATTCGCTAAAAGACTGGAAATAAAATCCGAAGGTGAGTCCAACCACAAACTTGGCGGATCATCACGTTCATTATGAGCTAGCGCATGGATAACCATAAACCATATTAGATTCGCGATTGCAATGCTCTAATAAGACCTTTCCGAAATCACTTACTCCAGGGTCGACAAGTTTCCAGTATTGGATATGCAAAACTGTTGCCAATATATTCATGTTTCTGCATCCTAGGACATGCTTCTATCGTCGTCTACCCCACCTGTCCCACGGCCCCTCTCACCACGTAGCACAATCTGGAATTAAGATATCGGTGACCTTTCCCTCGCTGAAGTTAAGTTTTCGTTTTATAGTAATTTGCAAGCCTTGGTAAGGCCGCTCATCATTGCCCGGGAGGTACGTACGTACTTTATCGAAAGCCTCCAATTCAAGGATCATCTCATGTTTGTTGACTAGCGTATCTTTGGTAACCAGGGCTGCTTGATCTCCAACTGTTACTGTCCTACTACTCGTTTAAAGCACTCGTTGACTGAAGCCTCAAGTACTCCGCCATCAAAGCTGTGGCCGTCGGCTCTCTGACTTACGCACAGTCCCACACATTATCTGCGGCAAAATTGTGTGGCATGCCGTATCGATTCGCGCAGAATTGGTGCTGAGTATACCACGGATCACAACCGTAGACATCATGGCCGTAGGCTTCAGCGTTGTCGACAACGTCGACCGCAGTGGAGCGCGGGAGTGCTCGGCCGGTCCCTCCCAGCGGCTCAGCGGATGCCAATGCTTTGGCATCCAGTTCTCTTTCCCCTTTGGTCGTGTCATGTCATTTGACTAGTCATGCCTTTACATATTCGGTGCTGCAAAATTCTGTCTTTAGCCCATTGCGTCGTGCAAGTGGAACAAAAAACAGCTTGGATAGAAAGATATCCACAGAAGAAGAAACAACACGAGGAGTGGGAAAACAGATTCGCAACAAAGGTGTTGCCATTTTCCGTTACTGCTGTTCTGAAACATCTTAGGGACCACAACTGAActagcaagtactccctctgtttacaaatataagatgtttttaacTTTTTTGACGGGCACGTTTTAATGTGTTTGCTCACTCATTTCAGTTCGTATATAGACATATAGTtcatgttaaaatatttaaaacaTTTTATATTTATGAACAGTGGAAGAAGTATATCATGATTGATGCAGCTCTGGAAATCAGAAAGTACATGCATCTGAGTTACTGGGATTACGATTACGCAGACGAATTCTTCTAGGAGAAGAACAACAAAATCACAACAGCCCTCTCGAATCAACAACGACGCCAAAGATACCTGAATAATCTGCCAACTTCGTCACACATCTCGTACCCTGTATATAGATTGGGCGTAATTTTGGTGTGCTCCCCGGTATTTGGTGCAAGGTTGAACGAAATACCTATGAGCACATGAAAAATACCCCAGTCTAAGCAGGTCGGTGTGTCTGCTAACACACGGGCGGCTCAATTATAATGTTCTTGCTTGTTAACGGCGGCGCCGCCGCTCAACTCGTTGTGATCTTGTCACCGTGAGCAGGACGCGGCCTCGCGGCGAGGCTGCGACCGCTGCTCTGCTTCCGCCATTTCCAGGAGTCGGCCGGCGTGCTGGGCAGCGGCGGCACGGCGGGGCGGCGGCACAGCCCGAACGGCCACCCCTCGCAGTCCCGGAAGCCATCCCACGTCGCCGGCGGGTCCATGTCCGTCAACGACGCCACGGTCGCCGCCCGGCTCGTGCTGCGCGTGAAGAAGCTCTTCACCGAGAAGAAGGCCTCGCTCTCCACGTCGCCGGCGTCGctgcccgcctccgcctccgcctctccCTTCTCCTCCCCCGCCACGACGTGCTTCTCAGGGCTCGAGACCTTCTCCAGAACGCTTCTCGGGTCGAGCGGGGTGAAGAACCAGATGAAGGCGCCCGACAGAGCCGGCGAGTCCCCGCTGCACCTCGACTCCTTCCTCAGCTGCCGGTTCCTAATCTCGTTGAGTATCACCTGCAGCATCAACGCCAGACATATACTACTCTGCTGTTACTCATGACCTCAACCTCAAGTAAATTGAGCAAGAACATGACTATATCACGCTCTGCCGTTACCTGTTTCGTGTTGAgcatgtcgtcgtcgtcgtcctcgctgtcGTCGCCGGAGCTCCACCCGGCGCCGGCGATCCCGATGCAGGGGACATGGCAGTGCGCGTAGGTCTCCCTGATGAGGCAGGTAAGAGACTTGCAGTGGTTAGTGGCCGGAGGCCTGGGGTGGCGGCCGTGCGCCAAGCAAGGCATTGCTCCAGCCAActgcaagggatcgatcgatctgGTGGAGTTGCTTGTGGAACGCTCATGCGATCGGCGATGGATGCTTGTGTGTATGTGGCCTCTCCTCTGGTgaagagcgagcgagcgagcggtgCGTATAAATGGGATCTTGTCGCCGTGGCCGGCGAATGGGTTTTTCTTGGGCTGAGCGGGGATGGATGTGGACGCGCATGACAAGTGCCCCGCAACTTAAAAGGAGTGTAGGCTCTCAGATTGTATCGGAGGTCCGTGGCTAGATGGAGGGTTTATAATCCTTTGGGTTCAAGGCTAAGTAACAAATATTCGAGCTCAACAGTGTACTAGACATTGAccaagttttttttttgttttttttctcaatTTGTATGCAATCATCATTTTTATAGGACTTGAAAAAAGATTCGGTTTCTAAAAAAAAAAAGTTTCAACGGCTATCTTATCCTTCATGGCATACATATTTTTCACCTTCAAACACTAACCTATTGCTGGGACCAAACCTGCCTACTTCCTCCGTCCGatgaagagtgtacatctagctttaAAATTTGTCCAAAAAAATGTACTTCTATCttttcaatgcactttaaagtagaaaaaaaatacttctctctcatcacacggtaatcaagaccaatagcaatatacacatggtcttcttaatttctacatgcatttagctcattgggggttgggtaattaaagaggagagagatggtggcttgcacatttccaatgcattttttactcaactccataatttgtcctaaaatttctagaTGTATACTCTTCACGGACGGAGTACATAGAAAGCACGAGATCAGACGTAAACCACTGCCCTCAACGATGAGCATTTAAGAAGAGATCGCCGCCCATAAGCCGATGCTGTCACGTGTCTACATAGAAACTTGCCTTTGACCAATTAAGAAACAAGGTAGTGGTAATTagattttttttaaacgaaggcaaAAGATTTGTCTCATTCATCAATTAAACAGAAAAGAATTATCTTGTTAATTACTAAAAAGCCGCATGAAAACCGTCATAATCCGCTAAGTGGCGCACACACGATACCCCAAACACACATGTTTACGCAGAAAGCCTCCTCGAGGTAGCACACATGCATCATCGTCGTCACTTTCCTCCAAGCAGTCGCCATTTTTTCCCTCTCTCTTTTTCCAAGTCTTTGATTTAGCGTATCCGTCGACGATAATGAGTGACTGAAACCGCATCGTTAGTACGTCATCAGTGATAAGCTATACAGCTACAACCACAGCTTCTTGTTTAATCCACAAGGTTTCTTGACCCGTTGCACCAACCAAACCGGTGTGCGTGTGCGCTCTTTTGGGTGAAACGTCGTCGTTGAGATAAACTGGCCGTCTTGACTGACCACACGCGCGCGGGCGCGTATGTATGTATCAACGTATGTGTGTGGGTTTTCAGTTGCCGCGGCAGCGTCAGATCATGCATGCGTCGACCGGTGGAAGCCGCCAGCACTACTCCGCCTCCATCGTGCCCTCGCCGGTGCGGTGCCGTCTTGAAGCAAACGCCAAGTCCAACCTCGCACCCACCCGACTCGATGACGCCGAGTGTGCGTGAGCGCCGTGCAAGAACACAAAGCCTCGAACAGTATGCATCGATCCTTGACGTAGATGGAAGATGGGGCGTGGGGGAAGCGCTCAGACGCAAGCCAACATTTCTGTTGGCCGTTTGATGTAGCTTTCAGAGCCATGGGGGGATCAAAGATTATGACGCGCGGAGATCCTCTTTGCCATCGATGATCGATCGGTCCTGAGAGCGAAATGCTTAGGTCAGCCCGAGACGAAAGAGAGAAGTGCAAAATCAGCGAGCTGTCTCTCTGGAAACGTAGCATCGCCATGCGTACTTGCAACACAATGGAGTACATGGGACGTAGAAGGTGGAGGTGTGGCCACGTACACTGTCATGGTGCCATGTACGGGTGACTTACCGGTGACACGTGGCGTTTCCGTATAGGATGATGTCCGTGCAGAACGACAGATAT
This window of the Triticum aestivum cultivar Chinese Spring chromosome 5D, IWGSC CS RefSeq v2.1, whole genome shotgun sequence genome carries:
- the LOC123124902 gene encoding uncharacterized protein isoform X1 gives rise to the protein MPCLAHGRHPRPPATNHCKSLTCLIRETYAHCHVPCIGIAGAGWSSGDDSEDDDDDMLNTKQVILNEIRNRQLRKESRCSGDSPALSGAFIWFFTPLDPRSVLEKVSSPEKHVVAGEEKGEAEAEAGSDAGDVESEAFFSVKSFFTRSTSRAATVASLTDMDPPATWDGFRDCEGWPFGLCRRPAVPPLPSTPADSWKWRKQSSGRSLAARPRPAHGDKITTS
- the LOC123124902 gene encoding uncharacterized protein isoform X2; protein product: MSVPQATPPDRSIPCSWLEQCLAWRTAATPGLRPLTTASLLPASSGRPTRTAMSPASGSPAPGGAPATTARTTTTTCSTRNSICLALMLQVILNEIRNRQLRKESRCSGDSPALSGAFIWFFTPLDPRSVLEKVSSPEKHVVAGEEKGEAEAEAGSDAGDVESEAFFSVKSFFTRSTSRAATVASLTDMDPPATWDGFRDCEGWPFGLCRRPAVPPLPSTPADSWKWRKQSSGRSLAARPRPAHGDKITTS